One genomic segment of Bradyrhizobium diazoefficiens includes these proteins:
- a CDS encoding adenylate/guanylate cyclase domain-containing protein, protein MTATILFVDDEPDLEALVLQKFRRQIRDGLLAIMFARDGLEALQSLEENPHVDMVVSDINMPRMDGLSLLQKLQDAEDKKSTIIVSAYGDMSNIRTAMNRGAFDFLTKPIDFSDLQATIDKTIRHIEMLREVRRRQMVAERAHAALSRHFSPELAKRLAASGEGEGIEVQWRDVATIFTDITGFTSLVETAPPETLGELLNEYVGGMTEIVFEHEGTVAKIIGDALQVLFNAPGDQPDYATRAVACAHDLDAWAQDFCVRQSAKGVRFGATRIGIHAGPALVGNFGGNRFFDYTAYGDSINIAARLEAANKHLGTRICVSASVAKAAENFQGRPVGELMLRGRSEPLRAFEPLAQAKFEAPETALYSEAFAKMEAGDLAAMPAFAALVGMHAEDALASFHLKRLLNGAKGSRMQLD, encoded by the coding sequence ATGACTGCGACCATCCTCTTCGTCGACGACGAGCCGGATCTCGAGGCCCTGGTCCTGCAGAAATTCCGCAGGCAGATTCGCGACGGGCTGCTCGCCATCATGTTCGCCCGCGATGGCCTCGAGGCGCTGCAATCGCTCGAAGAGAATCCGCATGTCGACATGGTGGTCTCGGACATCAACATGCCGCGCATGGACGGGCTGTCGCTGCTGCAAAAGCTCCAGGACGCCGAGGACAAGAAGTCGACCATCATCGTCTCGGCCTATGGCGACATGAGCAACATCCGCACCGCGATGAACCGCGGCGCGTTCGACTTCCTGACCAAGCCGATCGACTTTTCCGACCTGCAAGCCACGATCGACAAGACCATCCGCCACATCGAGATGCTGCGCGAGGTGCGGCGCCGCCAGATGGTGGCGGAGCGGGCCCATGCCGCGTTGTCGCGTCATTTTTCGCCCGAGCTTGCCAAGCGTCTGGCAGCAAGCGGCGAGGGCGAGGGGATCGAAGTGCAGTGGCGCGACGTCGCCACGATCTTCACCGACATCACAGGTTTCACCTCGCTGGTCGAGACTGCGCCGCCGGAGACGCTGGGCGAGCTCCTCAACGAATATGTCGGCGGAATGACCGAGATCGTGTTCGAACATGAGGGGACGGTCGCGAAGATCATCGGCGATGCGCTCCAGGTGCTGTTCAATGCGCCGGGCGATCAGCCTGACTATGCGACGCGGGCGGTCGCCTGCGCCCACGATCTCGATGCCTGGGCGCAGGATTTCTGTGTCCGCCAAAGTGCCAAGGGTGTGCGTTTCGGCGCCACCCGCATCGGCATTCATGCCGGGCCGGCGCTGGTCGGCAATTTCGGCGGCAACCGCTTCTTCGACTACACCGCTTATGGCGACTCCATCAACATCGCGGCGCGGCTGGAAGCCGCCAACAAGCATCTGGGCACGCGCATCTGCGTCAGTGCCAGCGTCGCCAAGGCGGCCGAGAATTTCCAGGGCCGCCCTGTCGGCGAGCTGATGCTGCGCGGACGCAGCGAGCCGTTGCGCGCGTTCGAGCCGCTGGCGCAAGCCAAATTCGAAGCGCCGGAGACTGCGCTCTATTCCGAGGCCTTTGCCAAGATGGAGGCTGGCGATCTCGCTGCCATGCCGGCCTTTGCCGCGCTGGTGGGGATGCATGCCGAGGATGCGCTGGCCAGCTTCCATCTGAAGCGCCTGCTCAATGGGGCCAAGGGTAGCCGCATGCAACTGGATTAG
- a CDS encoding ABC transporter permease produces the protein MTDAVLAANPVADAGELDSPARRARRRLFKRKAAVAGLVVLVVFILLALLAPLIVPYDPIATSWSLVRKPPTAAHWFGTDELGRDIFSRVVYGARASLLAGLISVAIALGIGVPLGLLAGYRGGFVDALISRITDAMLACPFLILAIALAAFLGPSLGNAMIAIGISATPIFIRLTRGQVLSVKAEDYVEAARALGNPPWRIAFSHILPNILPALLVQATLSIAAAIIAEAALSFLGLGQQPPAPSWGSMLNAAQRFLTQAPWMAIWPGLAIFLVVLSLNLLGDGLRDALDPRQR, from the coding sequence ATGACCGACGCTGTGCTCGCAGCCAATCCCGTCGCCGATGCCGGTGAGCTGGACAGCCCGGCGCGCCGGGCGCGGCGCCGGCTGTTCAAGCGCAAGGCGGCGGTTGCGGGCCTCGTGGTGCTCGTCGTGTTCATCCTGCTCGCGCTGCTGGCCCCTCTGATCGTGCCCTACGATCCCATCGCGACGAGCTGGAGCCTGGTCCGCAAGCCACCGACGGCGGCACACTGGTTCGGCACCGACGAGCTCGGCCGCGATATCTTCAGCCGCGTCGTCTACGGCGCGCGCGCCTCGCTGCTCGCCGGCCTGATCTCGGTCGCGATTGCGCTCGGCATCGGCGTGCCACTCGGCCTGCTCGCCGGCTATCGCGGCGGATTCGTCGATGCGCTGATCAGCCGGATCACCGATGCCATGCTGGCCTGCCCGTTCCTGATCCTGGCGATCGCGCTCGCGGCATTTCTCGGCCCGAGCCTCGGCAACGCCATGATCGCGATCGGCATCTCGGCAACCCCGATCTTCATCCGCCTGACCCGCGGCCAGGTGCTGAGCGTCAAGGCCGAGGACTATGTCGAGGCCGCCCGCGCGCTCGGCAACCCGCCGTGGCGGATCGCATTCTCGCACATCCTGCCGAACATCCTGCCGGCGCTGCTGGTGCAGGCTACGCTGTCGATCGCCGCCGCCATCATCGCCGAAGCCGCGCTGTCCTTCCTCGGCCTCGGCCAGCAGCCGCCGGCTCCGTCCTGGGGCAGCATGCTCAATGCGGCACAACGGTTCCTGACCCAGGCGCCCTGGATGGCAATCTGGCCGGGACTTGCCATCTTCCTGGTCGTGCTGTCGCTGAACCTGCTCGGCGACGGGCTGCGCGACGCGCTCGATCCAAGGCAGCGTTAG
- the cnbZ gene encoding 2-amino-5-chloromuconate deaminase CnbZ, with amino-acid sequence MVSDFSAGNYRFIPSVFQYSAGAAADDGYEIERVRFDRLVPLAEGFALAAKYIQEAGRPLTAFCACELRSPAAFSEEGFRAFNLHYVKTLSEWGIFDGTTNPVARSNVCPEIDPPSEPCFYAFSFTRPTTSKAPSFVIAGGAEAREGSGSYVERTVRYRDLSREGLREKVRFTTTSQMENRMTAFGFGWKDTTGVQAYSVHDFHHALVDELVRRGALRSGLTWHFARPPVVDLEYEMDCRRVMREVVI; translated from the coding sequence ATGGTCAGTGATTTCTCCGCCGGCAATTATCGCTTCATCCCGTCCGTGTTCCAGTATTCGGCCGGCGCGGCCGCGGACGACGGCTATGAGATCGAGCGCGTCCGGTTCGACCGCCTGGTGCCGCTCGCCGAGGGATTTGCGCTGGCGGCAAAGTACATCCAGGAGGCAGGCCGGCCGCTCACCGCATTCTGCGCCTGCGAGCTCCGCTCGCCGGCAGCCTTCAGCGAGGAGGGCTTTCGCGCCTTCAACCTGCACTATGTGAAGACGCTGTCGGAATGGGGTATCTTCGACGGCACCACCAATCCGGTGGCGCGCAGCAATGTCTGTCCCGAGATCGATCCGCCGTCCGAGCCGTGCTTCTACGCCTTCTCCTTCACGCGCCCGACGACATCGAAGGCGCCGTCCTTCGTGATCGCCGGCGGCGCCGAGGCGCGCGAAGGCAGCGGCAGCTATGTCGAGCGCACGGTACGATACCGCGACCTCAGCCGGGAGGGTCTTCGCGAGAAGGTGCGGTTCACCACGACCTCGCAGATGGAAAACCGGATGACCGCGTTCGGTTTCGGTTGGAAGGACACGACCGGTGTGCAGGCCTATTCGGTGCACGACTTCCACCACGCGCTGGTCGACGAACTGGTCCGCCGCGGCGCGCTGCGCTCCGGCTTGACCTGGCATTTCGCCCGGCCGCCGGTGGTCGATCTCGAATACGAGATGGATTGCCGCCGGGTGATGCGGGAGGTGGTGATCTGA
- a CDS encoding ABC transporter substrate-binding protein: MKIFRLAATAAAVLLSLGAAQAQTTLRVGLAEDPDILDPTMARTYVGRIVFSAFCDKLFDIDEKLNIVPQLALSSETVDDGKGLVIKLRPGVKFHDGEPFDAEAAKFSLERHLTFPGSFRKPELASVDHIDIVDPLTIKLVLKAPFSPLLAQLTDRAGMMMSPKAAKESGDKFGLHPVCAGPYKFIERVQQDRIVFEKFADYWNKDNVFIDRIVFQPIVDATVRLANLKSGGLDLIERVLATDLKDVRADSRLKVATAIELGYQGITLNIGKDKAKGPLSQSAKVRQALDLAIDREAINQVVFNGEFQPGNQWVNPDHPYYQKSLPIRPRNVEKAKALLKEAGVTPPVSVDFLVPKGAETETPAQVIQSMAAEAGFDMKIRLTEFATGLKQAEAGDYQAYMLAWSGRVDPDGNTFVFLHSGAPQNYGAWNNPQADKALEDARLVTDPVKRKASYEVLAKLVQDEEPLLYLYHRRIIIAHTTKLEGYRQMPDGLVRVIGLKLK; this comes from the coding sequence ATGAAGATATTTCGTCTGGCCGCAACGGCCGCCGCTGTCCTGCTGTCGCTTGGAGCCGCTCAGGCCCAGACCACCCTGCGCGTCGGTCTTGCCGAGGATCCTGACATCCTCGATCCGACCATGGCGCGCACCTATGTCGGCCGCATCGTGTTCTCGGCGTTCTGCGACAAGCTGTTCGACATCGACGAGAAGCTGAACATCGTGCCGCAGCTCGCGCTGTCGAGCGAGACCGTCGATGACGGCAAGGGTCTCGTGATAAAGCTCCGGCCAGGCGTGAAATTCCACGACGGCGAGCCGTTCGATGCGGAGGCCGCCAAATTCTCGCTGGAGCGCCATCTGACCTTCCCCGGCTCGTTCCGCAAGCCGGAGCTGGCCTCGGTCGACCACATCGACATCGTCGATCCCCTCACCATCAAGCTGGTACTGAAGGCGCCGTTCTCGCCCCTGCTTGCCCAGCTCACCGACCGCGCCGGCATGATGATGTCGCCGAAGGCGGCGAAGGAATCCGGCGACAAGTTCGGCCTGCATCCCGTCTGCGCCGGTCCGTACAAATTCATCGAGCGCGTGCAGCAGGACCGCATCGTGTTCGAGAAGTTCGCCGACTACTGGAACAAGGACAACGTCTTCATCGACCGCATCGTGTTCCAGCCGATCGTGGACGCCACGGTGCGGCTGGCGAACCTGAAATCCGGCGGCCTCGATCTGATCGAGCGCGTGCTCGCCACCGACCTCAAGGACGTACGCGCGGATTCACGGCTGAAGGTCGCGACCGCGATCGAGCTCGGCTATCAGGGCATCACGCTCAACATCGGCAAGGACAAGGCCAAGGGACCGCTCAGCCAGTCCGCCAAGGTGCGGCAGGCGCTCGACCTTGCGATCGACCGCGAGGCGATCAACCAGGTCGTGTTCAACGGCGAGTTCCAGCCCGGCAATCAATGGGTCAATCCCGATCATCCCTACTATCAAAAGTCCCTTCCGATCCGGCCCCGCAACGTGGAGAAGGCCAAGGCGCTGCTGAAGGAGGCCGGCGTGACGCCGCCGGTCAGCGTCGATTTCCTTGTGCCGAAGGGCGCGGAGACCGAGACGCCGGCGCAGGTGATCCAGTCGATGGCGGCGGAAGCCGGGTTCGACATGAAGATCCGCCTCACCGAATTCGCGACCGGATTGAAGCAGGCCGAGGCCGGCGACTATCAGGCCTATATGCTCGCCTGGAGCGGCCGCGTCGATCCCGACGGCAACACCTTCGTCTTCCTGCACAGTGGCGCGCCGCAGAACTACGGCGCCTGGAACAATCCGCAGGCCGACAAGGCGCTGGAGGACGCGCGTCTCGTCACCGATCCCGTCAAGCGCAAGGCGAGCTATGAGGTCCTGGCGAAGCTGGTCCAGGATGAGGAGCCGCTGCTCTACCTCTACCACCGCCGCATCATCATCGCGCACACGACCAAGCTCGAAGGCTACCGGCAGATGCCCGACGGTCTCGTGCGCGTCATTGGCCTCAAGCTGAAGTGA
- a CDS encoding ABC transporter permease has protein sequence MLNFLARRLAQIVPTLFFVSVLIFSLQQLLPGDPALVMAGEERDPAVIEQIRHQYRLDQPVPVQYAYWIKGVLSGDFGESLRNKMPVRELIAQKLPVTLQLGSMAIIIAFLIGIPAGIVAAVKKGSAWDYGANLFALWGISTPNFWLGIMLIFLFSIELGWLPASGYVPLTESWRASLAATIMPAFVLGNAIAAVLMRHTRSAMLQVLESDYVRTARAKGLLERSVILKHAMRNALTPVITLGALELGTLLSGAVLTEQIFSIPGFGKLIVDAVFNRDYAVVQGVVLVTATIYITLNLIADIAYILVNPRLRG, from the coding sequence ATGCTGAACTTCCTCGCCCGCCGCCTTGCGCAGATCGTGCCGACGCTGTTCTTCGTCTCGGTGCTGATCTTCTCGCTGCAGCAATTGCTGCCGGGCGATCCCGCGCTGGTGATGGCGGGCGAAGAGCGCGATCCGGCCGTGATCGAACAGATCCGGCACCAGTACCGGCTCGATCAGCCCGTCCCGGTGCAGTACGCCTATTGGATCAAGGGCGTACTGTCGGGCGATTTCGGCGAGTCCCTGCGCAACAAGATGCCGGTGCGCGAATTGATCGCGCAGAAGCTGCCGGTGACGCTCCAGCTGGGCTCGATGGCGATCATCATCGCCTTCCTGATCGGCATTCCCGCCGGCATCGTCGCCGCCGTCAAGAAGGGCTCCGCCTGGGATTATGGCGCCAATTTGTTCGCGCTGTGGGGCATCTCGACGCCGAACTTCTGGCTCGGCATCATGCTGATCTTCCTGTTCTCGATCGAGCTCGGATGGTTGCCGGCCTCCGGTTACGTTCCGCTCACCGAGAGCTGGCGCGCGAGTCTCGCTGCCACCATCATGCCCGCCTTCGTGCTCGGCAACGCCATCGCTGCGGTCCTGATGCGGCACACGCGTAGCGCCATGCTCCAGGTGCTGGAAAGTGACTATGTCCGCACCGCGCGCGCCAAGGGACTCTTGGAGCGCTCGGTGATCCTCAAGCACGCCATGCGTAACGCGCTGACCCCAGTGATCACCTTGGGCGCACTCGAGCTCGGCACGCTGCTGTCGGGCGCCGTACTGACCGAGCAGATCTTCTCCATCCCCGGCTTCGGCAAGCTGATCGTCGATGCCGTCTTCAACCGCGATTACGCCGTCGTGCAGGGCGTCGTGCTGGTGACGGCGACGATCTACATCACGCTCAACCTGATCGCTGACATCGCCTACATCCTCGTCAATCCCAGGCTGAGGGGCTAG
- a CDS encoding response regulator: MNVYILVVDDEPDVEALFRQQFRRDLRAGRFQMEFAPSAPDALKLAAEVRDPSLILILSDINMPGMSGLDMLPKVRAEHPDVPVIMITAYGDAETRRKAIERGAVALLTKPIDFALLRQEIDTRLEQAA, translated from the coding sequence TTGAACGTTTACATCCTGGTCGTCGATGACGAGCCCGACGTCGAGGCGCTGTTCCGGCAGCAGTTCCGGCGCGACCTGCGCGCCGGCCGTTTCCAGATGGAATTCGCGCCGTCCGCACCCGATGCGCTGAAGCTTGCCGCCGAGGTTCGAGATCCCTCGTTGATCCTGATCCTGTCCGACATCAACATGCCCGGCATGAGCGGGCTCGACATGTTGCCCAAGGTGCGTGCCGAGCATCCCGACGTTCCCGTCATCATGATCACGGCCTATGGCGATGCCGAGACGCGCCGCAAGGCGATCGAGCGCGGCGCCGTTGCCCTCCTGACCAAGCCGATCGACTTTGCGCTGCTGCGGCAGGAGATCGACACGAGGCTCGAGCAAGCCGCATGA